The genomic stretch AAATGGAATAATATCTCCGGATACTTAATCTATCCTGGCGATAAGCTGAAGGTTTCTGCAGGAGGTTCTTCTTCATCGTCGAACGGTTCTTCCTCAAACACTAGCAGCTCGTCCAACAACAATAACTCTAGTTCCAGCTCTTCTTCTTATAAAGTAAAGTCTGGTGATTCACTATGGAAGATTGCGAATAATAACGGCGTTTCTGTTTCAAACTTGAGATCATGGAACAACTTATCATCTGACATCATCTATGTAGGCCAAACGTTGAAGATCAACGGCAAAGCAAGCAGCGGTTCTTCCTCGAAGCCCGCAACGAATACTAAAGTAGAATCTGCAGAGACTTCTTCTTCGAAGAGTGTGAGCAAGCTGATCAGCGTTGCGAAATCCCAATTGGGTGATCCATACGCATGGGGCGGCTCTACACCAGGAGGATTTGATTGCAGCGGGTTTATCTACTATGCATTCAAAAATGCCGGCTATGATATTTCCCGTACATCTGCGGAAGGTTACTTCAACCGATCTCATTATGTAAGTTCCCCGCAGCCAGGAGATTTAATCTTCTTTAAAGGAACTTATAAAGCTGGTATCTCTCATATGGGTATCTACCTTGGCGGCGGTCAGTTCATCCACGCGGATAACGACGGCGTTCGCATTACAAGTACAAGCAATCCTTACTACGCGAAACATTTCGATAGCTACAAGCGTTTTTATTGATTCCAAGAGCTTGGGACAGATTCTTCTGTCTCAGGCTTTTTTTGTTTGCTTTCAGAAGTGATAAGCTGGCGCAAATCGGTAAGCTGGCGGGCTGCCGCAACGACGAGAAACAGCATGATGAGAACGCCTAGCATATAGAAGACCATCTGAAACATTTGCTTCGCCTCTCTTTTGTGTTGTTATGTAATTAGACGAATGAGCAGACCGTTTGGTTTCGTTTTCATACAATATTCTTGCGCCTATTTAATCGGTATGCATAGTTCGCAATAATGTCTGTTGACTAATTCTTCCCTGTATCTTTCCACGAGTGGACGATTGTCTGCTTCCAGCTTATGTTTTAACAGTTCCTCAGCTATGGTTGACCATGCTTGTTGAATAGCTGGCGCTGTGTGCGCCACTATAAAACAAGCATACTTTCCTCCTGCTGTTCTTCCAGCTTCAACAATCGTGTCATTTTCTAGATTATCTGCAAAAACGATAGCCGCATCGTATCTGCATTTTTCAGGCGGGGTCGATGTCGGGTCGTCGTGTGAGATACCAAGTATAATAGAAGTTCCTGTGAACAAATCTTTTGCTGCAGCCCATTGCTTCAATTCTTCCATCGTTTGATAATTAGCATCTCCATAAGCTCCTACTCGACGTATGTAAGCGACTTTGTAACTGGGCAAGACTTCGATTTGCATGTGCATGTCTTTTCATCTCCGCTCTATTTGTTTTCCTTACTTTTCCAATCTACATCCGTATAAAAAAGAATGCACGCTATTTTTTATAAGTGGTTATTTCTTCCCATACAAAAAAACGCATCCCTATATACGGAATACGTTTGTTTTTACAATTCGATATTTCGCCACTTTTACACATGTTCCTTCTTGGGGAGAAGATGTGATGTCAAAATTGTCCATGAGACGCTTGACACCTGGTAGCCCTCTTCCTAATCCGCCGCCTGTTGTGTAGCCATCTTGCAGTGCTTCCTGTAGGTTATCAATGCCTGGACCATTGTCTTTAGCGGTGACAAAGATGCCGATTCTTCTCATATCTTGTTCACTGTGTATGCAAATCGTTCCGCTGCCGGCGTACTTGTAGATATTCCGGGCAAGCTCGGAGATAGCTGCGGTGATTCGAGCTTGTTCTACGGCGCTGAATCCGAGTTCTGCTGCTAGCTTTCTGCCTTGTGATCTGCTGGTGACGATATCTTTTTCACTTGTTATCTGCATGTCAGACACCTTCCCCTTATCAGGAGCTGAGACTGCTTGTAGCCTACTAATATGAATATACAGGTCCCCTTTATTTGGTTAAACCATTAAAAAAAGCCAAAGCGAAGGACAGGTAGTAGTGTCCTTGCTTTGGCTTATCGCTAGTTCTATGCCCAGCTAATGTTGGCCAAAATGTTTTATTCCATTTTATTCGGATCGATAATAACAACGATCATACTGCGATCCGCTTCGAATGCCCAATCTACAAAAACTTCCTGTGCAGCACCTTGCAGCAATTGACTTTCTTTATCAAACGCCTCACGCAATGCTCGCCTCTCTAAACTTCTCTTTGCCCGACGCAATACCTTCGTTTCTCCGACGCGGATAATTTCCTTCTCGATGTTGACAAGTATTCCCTGACGATAGATGACTAAGGTTCTATTATTAAGTCTAACAGATTTTACCTTGTCCGGCAATCTCTCTGTTTTCTTTGTGACATTTGCAACTAACTTATCAATTTCTGACAAAGCTGGATCTTCTGGCCGATTACTGAATTCGTCGGTTGCGGCGATGATGACCCCGCCATTGGTCTTCATGTCCCAATCATAATAAAAGTAGGGGAAATCTTGCTCTGTCTCCTCTTGAATTTGCTCTTTCAACTCAGGCAAGCATTTTGCCATCAAGCTGTCTCTTGTTTCATAAAGCAAGCTGTACTGTTCATTCTCAATCAGTACCTTCTCAACAGGAGTCTGCAAATCTCTTAAATAGATACAGATAATGCCCTCTCCTACTGAAACGAAGACACTTTCTGGTCCTTTGCCAAAATGTTTACGCAATAGTCTTGCTGTGAAACTTGATAAAACTCTCTGCTGATCTCTTATCTCCATTTTCCTGTACCTTTTCCGTTTTATTTTCTATTATATTGTACTGTATTACCGACATAATTTGAATAAAAAAAAGCCTACACTAACGGATTTTAATCGTCATGGTGTAAGCTTCGTCATTTTGTTCCATCGACATCGACAATTCTTCTCCTTCAAGGATGATACGCGGCATATCTTCCAGTGTTCGTTTCGCTTTTGGATTCTCATATATAAATGATTGCGGCATAAAGAAGAGACTGTTTTTTCCATCCTTTCCTTTCTCCAATACAATATCATGGAGGTCAGGTAATTCAATATGATGATTTGCTATATATATCTTCGCCACAATAGGCTTGTGATTGAAAACGAAAAAGTAATTATCGTTGATGGACGAACCTCTCTTTGTTCTTTCGACAAAATCCTGCACACTTATTGTCAATGAAGGGCAAGCCATTTCTTACCACTCCTTCCCTGCTTGAGCAGATGTAGCGTTCTTCTAAGTTGTGCTTGCTACTTACTATTTACCCTGCAAACGGAAATATAAACCACTTATCCACAGGTTTATGAAGCTTTTGTACCGGGGCAAATGTGCTTTAGATAAAGGGGTTGTGGTACACTAACATTCTATGATCTCACATTTTTCGACAATGGAGGAAAGTTATGTACCCGACAAATACACGACGCGAAAAAACGACATTATTCTTTCATATATTATGGCCGATTCTTATTACACAAATTAGTTATAATTTGATGACCGTGATTGATACGATGATGTCCGGCCGTGCCGGCACAGATGATTTAGCTGGTGTTGCGGTTGGCTCCAGTCTTTGGATGCCCGTATACACAGGGCTGACCGGCATTATGCTTGCGATAACACCGATTGTTGGTCAGCTGATCGGCAATAACAAACGCAGTGATGTCGGCAGAACCGTCACACAAGGCTTTTATTTAGCAATTGTTATTTCTCTTATTGTGCTGGCCGTTGGTTTCTTTGCACTGCAGCCTGTATTAGGGATTATGGATCTAAGCACTGACGTACATACTGTCGCTACTGATTATTTACACGGCTTAGCTATTGGGATTGTCCCATTATTCGCTAGTGCCGTGCTGCGCAACTTTTTTGATGCGCAAGGCTACACACGTGTCACAATGATTATTTTGCTTTTGGCATTGCCTGTTAATGCGCTGCTTAACTATCTGCTTATCTTCGGTAATTTTGGCTTCCCGGAGCTTGGCGGTGCTGGTGCTGGTTATGCAACAGCAATTACGTATTGGTTTATCTTTGGGGTCAGCGTGTTTCTGACATTCCAAGTGAAGGAAATGCGCAGTCATTATCTGTTTGTGCGCTGGTATAAAGTATCGTTCCAAGCTTGGAAGGAACAATTGAAGATTGGTGTGCCAATGGGCCTCAGCACCTTTTTCGAGGCAAGTATATTCAGCGTTGTCACCTTATTGATGGGCTCTTTGTTTGATACAAACATTATTGCCGCCCATCAAACTGCCTTAAACTTTACGACACTTATGTTCATGGTGCCGCTAAGCATCTCCATCGGCATGACGATTGTTGTTTCGTATGAAGTTGGCGC from Terribacillus sp. DMT04 encodes the following:
- a CDS encoding C40 family peptidase, yielding MKKTIVTLAASAVIASSYATTADAASYKVQSGDSLWKIASKYDTSVSELKKINNLSSSLIFPNQVLKTSGSSKSTSNSTTKTSSSSSSSSSTYTVKSGDTLSGIAHKHNISLNDLKKWNNISGYLIYPGDKLKVSAGGSSSSSNGSSSNTSSSSNNNNSSSSSSSYKVKSGDSLWKIANNNGVSVSNLRSWNNLSSDIIYVGQTLKINGKASSGSSSKPATNTKVESAETSSSKSVSKLISVAKSQLGDPYAWGGSTPGGFDCSGFIYYAFKNAGYDISRTSAEGYFNRSHYVSSPQPGDLIFFKGTYKAGISHMGIYLGGGQFIHADNDGVRITSTSNPYYAKHFDSYKRFY
- a CDS encoding GyrI-like domain-containing protein, with the translated sequence MHMQIEVLPSYKVAYIRRVGAYGDANYQTMEELKQWAAAKDLFTGTSIILGISHDDPTSTPPEKCRYDAAIVFADNLENDTIVEAGRTAGGKYACFIVAHTAPAIQQAWSTIAEELLKHKLEADNRPLVERYREELVNRHYCELCIPIK
- a CDS encoding ATP-binding protein — translated: MQITSEKDIVTSRSQGRKLAAELGFSAVEQARITAAISELARNIYKYAGSGTICIHSEQDMRRIGIFVTAKDNGPGIDNLQEALQDGYTTGGGLGRGLPGVKRLMDNFDITSSPQEGTCVKVAKYRIVKTNVFRI
- a CDS encoding Na-translocating system protein MpsC family protein, whose amino-acid sequence is MEIRDQQRVLSSFTARLLRKHFGKGPESVFVSVGEGIICIYLRDLQTPVEKVLIENEQYSLLYETRDSLMAKCLPELKEQIQEETEQDFPYFYYDWDMKTNGGVIIAATDEFSNRPEDPALSEIDKLVANVTKKTERLPDKVKSVRLNNRTLVIYRQGILVNIEKEIIRVGETKVLRRAKRSLERRALREAFDKESQLLQGAAQEVFVDWAFEADRSMIVVIIDPNKME
- a CDS encoding MATE family efflux transporter, which gives rise to MYPTNTRREKTTLFFHILWPILITQISYNLMTVIDTMMSGRAGTDDLAGVAVGSSLWMPVYTGLTGIMLAITPIVGQLIGNNKRSDVGRTVTQGFYLAIVISLIVLAVGFFALQPVLGIMDLSTDVHTVATDYLHGLAIGIVPLFASAVLRNFFDAQGYTRVTMIILLLALPVNALLNYLLIFGNFGFPELGGAGAGYATAITYWFIFGVSVFLTFQVKEMRSHYLFVRWYKVSFQAWKEQLKIGVPMGLSTFFEASIFSVVTLLMGSLFDTNIIAAHQTALNFTTLMFMVPLSISIGMTIVVSYEVGARRMEHAKQYAILGVSSAIVFIGILSLFLFLFREQISYLYTSDRAVVLLAMQFMLFAIMYQFSDAAQASLQGVLRGYKDVTVPFIIAFISYWIVGLPSGYLLARYTTLEPYGFWVGITLGLTCAAIGFFLRLRFIQRKEKQAAV